From the Gadus chalcogrammus isolate NIFS_2021 chromosome 18, NIFS_Gcha_1.0, whole genome shotgun sequence genome, the window ATTGGGCCAGCCTATGAGTTGCCACAGCTGTAACAACAACGCATTTCTAGCATCTTAATTCGCCATATAGGAAATTACCACAATAGAGAcataaaaaaggtgaaaacaccGCTTCTGTTGTAGGAGACGCATAACGGTATTGCTTACCTTCTTCAGACATGCCATCCGTGGTCGGAACCTCTGCCCATGATCCCGTTCTGTGTTTCGGATTgtcatgtttgtttattgttgtcacgttcccagacacacacatacacacatacaccacacacacacacacacacactcacacacacacagacaaaggtaTGAGCGGCAAGTGTGCACTTTGCAATGTGGTGTGTGAAGACACTGGGGGAGAGATGCGAGCAGGCAGCTCTTCATCTGATGCTGGGATTATAGGAGGGGGAACCCGCCAATCAGAGCCTTATTTTCTATTCCATCACACGATCAACTTCCCACACCGCCGGGAGATGGCGACATTGCACTAGAACCTTTCAGAAATCATAAAAATGGGTTTATGCTGTcacaataaaagaaaaaactatcCGATTATATTCATACCCTATTAACGTGTTCACATTTGAAACACCAAAACGAACCACTCAAATTCATACACCTTTCGAAGTACAGTTTTCATTGTGTATCTGTTTAATCCACTCACATCTGtctcaaccacacacaacaaactCGAAATACATATACAGAGTGGATTTTTAAGCCTCAAATGAATCAGAAAGCCGAGCCATCATTACTTCCTGAGTTTAGGGAAGGGGCTTGGCTCTGTGTGCGCGCCGCCGTATTGCGTCCACGCGCCCCGCGGACGTCGTGCACTAATTTGTATCGATGAAGTTTGTGCGAACATGGCGGATTTCCTGCCGTCTAGATCCGTGTTAAAAGTTTGTTTGCCCGTCTGTCTTCTCAACAACAGCGAGGTGGAACAATTGCGAATATCAAAAGAGATCGACAAATGCCTTTCCAGGGATAAAACGTACGTGAAGCGCCTGGTAAAGATCTTGCTACTGGGCGCTGGCGAGAGCGGCAAGTCGACTTTCCTCAAACAAATGCGGATCATCCATGGCCAGGACTTCGACCAGCAAGCCCGAGAAGAGTTCCGAGCTACCATTTACAGCAATGTTATCAAAGGTAATCAGCCCTTATGTTGGGAACACTCCGCCGCACCGGGTCTTAAAGTCCTATCTTATGTGTGTACTTTCCAACCTCCCGCGACTGGGGCCTAATTGCGTTGGGTGAGTTTAAGGGAAAGTGTCCCAGCAGCACATCTGTGTAGAAACGGAAAGGTCTTGTGCTGTGTTGGGTAATAAGACATAAACAGTCTCCATCTGCAGTCGGCACACCCATGTCgacgcgcgcgtgtgtatgtgtctgtatgtgtatagtgtgtgtgtgtgtgtgtgtgtgtgtgtgtgtgtgtgtgtgtgtgtgtgtgtgtgtgtgtgtgtgtgtgtgtgtgtgtgtgtgtgtgtgtgtgtgtgtgtgtgtgtgtgtgtatctgtgaatCTATGTAGTTGTCCAATTACCCTTCTACTTTCCTCCTCCGGGAAGCTACTTTTTAAAACGATAGTTGTATACTCCCACTTCGTAATTATTCTATGCGGACTGtagccccacacacactacacaagaTAATGGGTTTGTGTGGGTAGAATACTGCGTTGTATTCTCGTATCTTGGCGTTCTCGTCTGTATTTTCCTGTTGATCACATATGTATGCACTCCACTGTCTGATCTGTGAGATAATGTGTGGCTCCCTCTCTGAAACCCCTCCTCTGAGTCTAGGCATACGGGTGTTGGTCGATGCCCGGGAGAAGCTTCATATCCCGTGGGGTGACCCTGACAACAAAGAGCACGGGGACATCATGATGGCCTTCGACACCAGGTCGGACATGATCGTCAATGGGCAGATGGAGAGGACGGTGTTCTTGAAGTATCTCCCTTCCATCACGGCTCTGTGGACAGACAGTGGCATTCAGAACGCCTACGACCGTCGCAGGGAGTTTCAGTTGGTTAGTGGCTTTTGTCCTACACCTATTCATAATGTATTACATCTCCCGCACccatactcacacacgcacacacacacacacacatactgtggcCAGTTGGAACCCTCCACCCCATCGTTCTTAAGGAAATGGCTTTCAGTCGCTATGTAGACTCATTTCATGAGTACCTCCACACGGCCGCCCAGAGTTGTTACTCGCAGTGCCATGGCATTCTGTAATCCACCACTTCTTAGCTCGTCGTAAAAGGACCCTTTCATAGACATTAATCGTGAGTGGCAATGGTTTCGGGAGTTTAGCAGACTCAAAAAGTGGTGATTGTTTTCTCGATTATCCATCCATATGGATTTTGCTTTTAAACCGACAAATATGTGAAAGAGACGCCAATCGTGTTAGCTAAAAAGTTGAGATGATAGCACAATGTGTAGGAGATGAGGTCGAACAGTTAATGATTATCAAGTAAATAGGCTTTATTTATATTAAGTCCAGATATTTATAAAGGCAAGTGAACGACGAACCACGATAGGATCATGTCACAGAATTATTTTTCTGTGACATGTTTTTCTCCTGGACaaatgtctgtttattgaaGGGCCGATGGATGTTAATAACACCTTGTCCTGTTATTTAGGTAGGCAAATTGTTGTCCTCTTCTTAGCCAATGGGGTGGCAGGATAGTGTAAGTGCTGCAGGCATGGGCCGGGTTAACTCAAACATAGGCTGCCCTATCCCAGGGCTGGATCAGAGCTGGAGTTGCCATGGTATCTAAACTGGCTAAGGGTTCCCCCATAGATGTGTCTGGAATCGGAAATATCACAGCTTCTGTTGTGATTCATAAACGTATAGTGCTGCTAACATGGGAATCCACCTTATGTTTAACAGATTCTTGATTTATTGTGGGTGAACTGAAAGTGTAACACGATTTATTTTTCTCCCCATTTGTAACCATTAGGCAATAGTGGGTTGTGAGCAAATGCCAAAGATGATACTTGTTTTGATCAACTTTGATTATATCTGAACAAACTGCCGTCTATGTGAAAGCTCACACGAGCCAATTCCACCAGGGAGACGCCGTAGTGTCTGCCTTCCCAATATGCTCTGTCAATAATGGGGAGAGACTGCTGGCTCATTGGAAAAACTGACGGTTCCTGAATTTTATGATGCATACGTAATTATAAACTTTTCAATTACACCTCATTTACAAATGATCTATATATTGTCAGGTTGTGAAGTTTATTAAAGTTGAAAGATAGGCTTATACAAATTAACAGGGATTTTCATTGAAGAACAAAATTAGCAatgaaatattttttgttgtagCTGTACCAGATGTGTTGAACATTATCAGTCTATGGTTTGGTCTGAAGATGCACCAATGCATTCCATACATCTACACTGAATCCTCATCCAGTTGGGCGAATCAATTCCATCGTTCCATTTTTCTGCTACACCGTGGTGTAATTTTTTGAGGAATTTTCTGGTGAATCCATTTGTGTCTTATCTACAATCAGGTGGATGGAAACTCCATTACTCTCGATCTCTCTTGCGCTCTTCTGAGCCCCAGACATGTGACTAAGTCGGCTTCCTGTTTACACCTCCGCTCGTGTCTGGTTTGTAAGAAGGCATCTTTCTGAGAGATCGTCCACTCAGAAGGGCACGCCGGCGGTTGTAGAGGCGCCTTGACTTCCAAGTCATCTTTTCCTCAACTCTGTGATTTTTGCAAACGCTTCACAAAAAGTTTGGTTCTATACATACATATGGTATGTGAGCTCAGTGAGGCTGAAACAGTGCATTGGAATGTTATTGCAGtcttcttctcctgctctttGTATGTAAACGTCTGGGGAGACCTGTGTTGTGGACCTGTGAGAGAAGCATTGGCGTCAGTGGTGGGAATCAGTACAGTAAGACTGAAGGGACATCATagaaaacatgtatttttgCATAATTAGTTTCAATGctgtttatacacacacacacacacacacacacacacacacacacacacacacacacacacacacacacacacacacacacacacacacacacacacacacacacacacacaggattgttGAGTGTGATCAGTGATGGAATGTTGATCTGTAGTTAAACAGCTTTAGGTTACAAACACAACCATTGGCCTCCTAGACCGCAAAACTCCCAGGAAAAACACACTCCCGCTGTCAGGGACGCACACGTACACTCGTACagctgcacacatgcacatgcagcgCAGAACACACACTATACCCCCACAGCCCTTTAGCATTGACTGGAATGTGATTCCCCTTCTCCACCAAACAGTGAGACCCTCTGACTCCTTCTTGTCGGTTGGCTCTGTTTTGGGGTGTATCCCTGAAGAGTGAGCTGTAGACTGTAAACAGAAGGTAAATCATCAGGTCAGACCCTGTCGGCCACTTCACTGTGTtatggtgaagggggggggggggggtcacactcACCGTAACTCAGGGCCTCCGCACTAGAGTAAATACGGGGCCCTAGTGGACTGGACGGAGGTGTGGGAGAGGTTAGTAAATGAGATGATCTGGGGATGCGTGGTAGATCCGCTAACGTGTTTTGTTCTATGATGAGTCAAtggatctggggggggggggggagcgtttCAGGAATGAGGAAAAGAGTTGACGTCTTCCTGTTCAGTTTGACGGATTCAGTACACAAGTTAAGAGTAAACTCGGAGTTGGCAAAGATGACCGCATTCCAAGTCGGTGTAATGTCAGAACCGGTCCCTTTCCTCCATTGTGTTCCAGATGTTGATGTCGGCCGTTGATTGGCTCCCTCTTCACGTTGCGAACATCCCTGTGAGGGTCTGCGTTCAGGTGGATCGGATCAGGGTTGACTTGATAGAACCTGAATAACCGAAAGTAGAGGACATACTCTACTCTCCATCGTGGTGAAAACGTTTCACATAATCCGTCATCCATCATTCCACCGCGAGCGCTCGGCTATTAATCTCCCGGATGACATTATAGAAAAGTAATGGGAGTAATTGTTTGTATTCTCTGGCACAGCGCTGACATAGCGACGGTACTCTGTGCTGTGGTAAAGGGCCATTGTCCAACAGAGATGACCACTTATACTTGGAAACAAACGCCTTTTTAGACACCACATGAGTCGGACTCAAGTTTGCTCACAAGTTCATCCCATTGTGCCCCCCCAACAACTGGTTGTCCTCAACTACAAACCGGAGCTCGAGGCGGGCAGAAGGAAAACTCTCACGTTAGTTTGCTCGACTCGGCTGAAGTGGAACAAAGTTCTGGGACAGAAAGTGCTAAGTCTGAAACCGCCACCACCTTCCATCTCCTCCACGATGTGAACAGCGCGCTATGTGCACCGACGGCGCCGGCACAGCCGCGCCTGTCATCtcatggagagggtgagaaggcGACATGTCAAAGGTTTGGCTGGTCGGGGTTTCTACGGAGACACGTGctgcaccaacccccccccccccccccctccccccaatcgCAGTGACGACAGCCATAGCTGCTCTACTGGTTTCTGTTCTCCTTTTGTGTGGGGGattttttctccttctcctttgtgAGGATTTCTAAATCCCGTCCCCAGAGTAGGATCAGAGTTAGTTGCTGAAGATTCTTCATGTGTGCATATTTCCTGTAAGTACAAACGTACAGTTTCTCTGAACCGTTGACGATAAATTACCTGTTTTAGTGCTGACGGGGGGACCTGTctctgtttttttctggcctctACTCAGAAGCGACGTATCGTGCTCCTCCCCAgtgtaaaaaaacacacacacaaacacacacacacacacacacacacacaggcacaggcttTTCCAGTTAGGTGACATCTAGAAAGATCAAAAGGTGAGGGCAGAGCTGTTGAGCAAAAATGGCCACACAGCCAGTTGCCTCACTAAGGCTAGTCCCAGCTGACGTTATTTTGTATTCACCTGTTTTAACCACGAACATCCGTCCATTCGTTTTTGACATTTTCAGCGCAAAGTGTCATTAtcgacagtgtttttttttttaaacacacacacacacacacacaccgacgcacagacacacagacacacagacacacagagagagagagagagagcgagagaaatgaAGGAATGCTTCCAAGTCTTAGTGCCTTCGTGTCTGGACACGCACTCATAACTCAGGGATAGAATCGAAACAACATAGAGCAGACTCACGGCCATACTTTCCTATCATCCTACATCTGTACCCGCATTTCCCCTGGCATTCACTCAATATTCATCAACGTTTTCGGCATTGATTTAGCCACAGAAGAAGTCAGGGTCACATCGACTTGAACTAGCTACAGAAGAGACTCGTTTTTAGATAAGATTCACTCCCCTCACTGCCAACTCATGTTTAGCAAACTATGATTAATGACATGTGAAACCGTGACCTATATGACATTGTTTTCTTTTTCCGGCGAAAAACATTGTATGGAATTATCTAAAGAATATCTCTTTCTTTTGTGGTCACTTTCTGCAGGGCGAGTCGGTGAAGTACTTCTTGGACAACGCGGAAAAGCTTGGGGAACCGGTAAGAACCGTGTTTTCATCCTACACCGCTGGGATGTCAATGGTGTTACTACTTACTACCCATCTTTTTGTATGGGAAATTCCTGCCGGCCAAACGGCTGGTGGCTCATGAGCCTTCAGAGGCTGCGGGGGTGTTCATTGGCAGAGGAATATGCTGACTGATCAACTGACATGCCGTGAGAAGTTCTGGCTTCAGTTCCGGGTTTCACCGTTTGGGGAAACGCAAACTGAAAGTAGTGCGACACGCTGTGGATCTGACGCATATTTCAAGGGTAATAAGCCAGTATCCTCTTTCTACTTATGAATAGGTGTCCCCAACCAGGACTTTGGTTGCACCGTTTCGTTATACATCTCAACGTGTGTTTTaattctccctctcctcggcTTTGGTTGGTGTAGCAAAAATGAGCGGTTTTGGTTGTCATACCGCAGAGCCTTGACACCAACGGTACTGGTGCGACCAGAAGCTCACAGCTCGTCTGGTTGCTACCATGTGAGCAAAACGAGACAACCCTGCATGACAGATCGTTCCCcaactccctctcccactcttccAACAAGCTCTCTGCTAACAGAGGGCCGCCAGGGCCCGAATGGAGTCGTGTGCGCCAGGGCCCGAGCTGTCTGACCGGGGTCCGGTGAGGACAATGGGTCGCCAGTTGGAACGGATAGAGCGATATAGTTATTCCATTTGTACTGTTTGGTTTCACTTGCATTAGAAATAGAGTCCCAGAGCCGAGAGTAATGGTGGATATTGTCGGATATTTTCGTTGTTTGTCGTGTATTTCCTACttattttcctttctctttATTTCACTCTTGTCTGTCCATCACCAAGCCccacccctccgtctcccttGCTTTGTTTTGCATATCACACATTTATGCAAATCACTGGcctaacgtctctctctctctctctgtctctgtgtctctgtgcctcgcccctccccccagagcTACGTGCCCACTCAGCAGGACATACTGCTGGCCCGCAAGCCCACCAAGGGGATCCACGAGTACGACTTTGATATCAAGAACGTGCCCTTTAAGATGGTGGACGTGGGCGGCCAGCGCTCGGAGCGGCGGCGCTGGTTCGAGTGCTTCGACTCCGTCacctccatcctcttcctcgtctcctCATCTGAATACGACCAGGTGAGGGGGCCgtcctacgcacacacacacacacacacacacacacctttgttaTCTAGGGTTCGTACTAGGCATGCTGTGCTTAGCTCGGCTCGTGAGATAACTTCCGAGTTAGTTGTTTGCTTTGGGAGGTAAAATGTGGGGGACTTGAAAGAGTTAGCAATCATTGCTCATTTATTTGGTTGTTTAAATTGCTGGTGTGTATAGCATTTAAATTagcttgtgtttttatttgttatcgTTTTTTGGGGGGAATTATTTTTGCAACATTCAATTAGTCCTTTTTCTTTTATGTCAAATGAAAAAAGCCTTCATTCATTCTTCAAACTATATTTTGAAACGGAATGAATCTTTCCATTTCAATACAAAAGCCCTTAACCAAAGTAAATGGGTTGTACTTCTGGGATAAATGTCCACTTTTAATCCGACCCCTTGTACTCGCAGGTGCTGATGGAGGACCGGCTAACCAACCGCCTCCGGGAGTCCCTCAACATCTTCGAGACCATCGTCAACAACCGCGTGTTCGTCAACGTgtccatcatcctcttcctcaacaaGACGGACctcctggaggagaaggtgaagaCCGTGGTCCTCCGGGACTACTTCCCCGACTACGCCGGGGTGGAGCACAGCCTGCTCGACGTGCAGGCCTTCATGGTGGAATGCTTCCGGGCCAAGCGCCGCGACGCCAACCAGAAGCCCCTCTACCACCACTTCACCACGGCCATCAACACGGAGAACATCCGGCTGGTGTTCCGCGACGTCAAGGACACCATACTGCACGACAATCTGAAGCAGCTGATGCTGCAATGACCTCTCCCCCGCCCGCTCCCTAGCCACCCGCCACTCGCCCCTCATCTGTCGCCTTAACATGTCTCCTCCCGCCTGTAGGCGGCGGTGTGGTGATCATTTTCCTGTCCTCCGTCCaggaagaggagctaggaaaggccGGCCTCACAGAGGAATTGGCTGTTCCTCTAATTTCCTCCGTACCCCCtcttgttttagttttttcgtAAACTTTGGTTTTAACTTGTGTCTCCAAAAGGttctcccgcctcctcctctcccaccctgagtggtggaggaggtggtcggGCCCGGAGTGGGGTTCcggtgttgtgtgtttgggggcAGAGTGGGGAACTTGAGTGACTGGCTGACGACAACAACAGCAACGCAGAGTCCATGCCCGACCTGAACTTACCCTGCCACCCCAACGCCCAGGCTGCCCCAGATCCGAccgaccctcccctcccccccctccccctccgcgggagaggatcgaacccagaatGAGTTCCACATACAGTCTGAACGGGCGCCTTTAAACACTGTTTAACAAACCACACGCATTTGTGACCGCGGGGAGCACGTGCTTGGTATTTCTGCATGGCTTGTCCTCATTAAACCCAATTCGTTCTAGCTCTAATTTTGcaatactttttttgttttattacaaAAGAATATAACAAAGCCACACAGGGCTAATAAACAGCCATAATGCAGTGGCCAGTGGGGCTACCACACTGCTTTTTCTCAGGTTTGAATTGAAACCACTGTTTGTGATAATGTCTTAGTTTTGTTAGTAGCTTTTTGTTCAGTTTAATCTTATCCTAATCTGGGTGTCTTAAGTGTCATGGTTCTGCCAGTACTGTACAGTAGTTGTTGCTGGTTTCATTGTAAACCATCGTAACCCTGACCCAAAACGTGGCCCATCCCTACGAAACACCGTTCACCCTCTTCATTCGGTTGCCTTAAGGAACAGAAAGATTGTCCCCTGTGTGCCAGAGCCATGAATgtctttgttaatatttgtacaGAAAATTTCAACTACTACTTGTAGAATATACTGTAACCCCGTTTTGTTTTAGCACATAACCTGTGTTGTGAATTAACGTTTTGGCTTAAAAAGAAATTCAGTTTTCAAGGTGTTTCTCCCGAAAAGAAAGCTTTGCTTTTTCCGTTACAAATATATCCATACGATAAACCTTAGACAAAAAAATGGATTGAAGGTTATTCAGATCATGAGCCACTGCGTTGTATTTGTGAGGCCACTCTATAAGAGAACTGCGGCTGCTGCAAGAAGCCTGTACTAAGGTCACTCTCTTCACCCTATTCTTATTCCACTGTCCGTTCACGTACATCGAAGTTTTCACCCTGAAATGGCACTGCTGTATACTTAACTGTGCTTCCAGTCCTTACCATGTACATACTGTAATCTGTCGCCGTGTAAATACATTTTGAGTTCTTTCTTCCTCCTTATGTAAATGGTTGTAGAAATAGTGCATTTAATTTGCTGTTCTAAATGCATCTTAAATCACTGCATTTCCAATGAAGATAATCTTTGATTTAGCTGTTAATTGATtatagtgtttgtttgtttttgtttttgtcacagaaacgTGTTATGCTCAGTGTCTAGTCTTGTGCCACTGTAACCGTATCAATAAAACACACTTTTCTAATGGAATGAATGAATCCATCCCTTACTGAATGTATCTTTGTCTTAATACATGAGCACACATAGGATTTGTTTTTGCATTAAAGAGAAAATAAGGTAGGGATAgattgcagtaggcctacaggtaaGGAAATGATGTTAGACCCAATCATAGAAATGTTTCCCAGCAAACAAAGTGCACTGTAATCATGGAATTATTTGCAGTCATACAAGACTCAAAAAATGATTCACCAATTTACATTCCACAAGCCTCTATGCAGTGGGGTAGTGGAATTCCAGCATTAATATAATAGTAATATGTCTACTAACCCCTCATGTCTAATATGTCTACTTCTGAATGTAATAACTGGTATTACTGTGTATTTCCGCCGATCTTACGTTCATAGCGAACGGGGGAAGTGGGCGTGGTCATCGTCTACGCTCTCCTTATAATATATCCATGTACAATATCATATATCGTATAATAACAATGTCGCCACTCTCTTGTCACGGGAAGTGTTTAACACTTATTTGTAACACATTTGTTGgccatatattttttatttaatttttttattcagGCCATCTAACTTACCACCCAAGGGGTCCTTTTTTACAGTGTTACGCGATAAACTCAATGAGTTACGCATACAACTGTATTACTCTTCTACACGTGTTGAGCACTTTTCTAAACACAATAATACGGCAAGCTATCTACTTCGTTATTGTGATTTTCACTTAGTCTTATTCTGACAAGTTGACAACTTATCAAGGTCGTTCGTGCGTGTGCGTTGGCTGGGTTGAAATATTCTGAAAGTTGTAAGATATGTAGAATTGGTATTTTCTGTATTTGCAAACACTTGCAAGATGAGCACGACAGGTGAGTTTGGCCAAACCAGTTGGAAAACAGGGTGTTCAATGTCGCGCAAATGTGTACTCAAACATATACCTGTCCCTCAGGGCATGTAGTCTGGTCTTGGTCGTTTTATTTTATAAACTTTGTTTGTGCTTTGTATTATTCTTTGGGGAATATATTTAGAAACTGATCGTTGGGAAATAGTTTTGACCTATAGTAAGACTTATTTATATTAGCCATGAAACAAACGTTGGTCAGAAAGTTGGTGTCCAAATGTTAGAATCTAATTTTAAAGATTTGCACTAACACTACTATAATAGTTGTATTTGTTGTGTTGCGGACAGGTGTGTGCCCGTACTGTGGCAAAACATTCAAAAGACTGAAAGGCCACCTGCCCCACTGCAAGGCCAAAGAGCTCTCTGAACCATCGCAAACCCAACATGACCGCACTGCGAGCAAGGAAACATTGTCCAAACCTCCTACGTCTTCTACGGCAACTTCATTTTCATCAGATAAAGCAACAAAGAGCACGCCCAGCAAGGAGTCGCCGACGAAGTCTCTCCTGTCGACAAAGAATGATAAAGATTCAAGGTTGGATTCTTTGCCTCCATCAACACCATTGAAGACTGAATATAACCAATCACTTTTGCTGATGCCATCGCCAGTCAGGTCGCCAGCACCATCCGTTTCACAGCCAACGTCATCCAAGAAGAAGACACAGAGTCTGGCTCATCAGAACAAGATGGCTACCTTAACCTCTTCTATCTCCCCATCTGCTCCCTTGCCCTCTCCTTCCAAACCGAGCAACACTTCCAGTGCTCTGAAACAGACTGCCACGTCTAAACAGGTTACAAAGGGGCCACTGAAGCAAGCACAATCCAAACCCCAACCTATCCAATCAGACCAGCCCCCTGCTGCATTTCGGCCATTAGCAGACACCGTCAACTCTGCAGCGTTGTTATCAACCAGGAGGCAAGAAGCTGGAGAAAAACATCCAGCTCGTCTTGCTCCTGAAACCCATCTCGGAGGTGCCTCAAAAACGAAGGAGATGAGCAGCCGATCGCCTCT encodes:
- the LOC130370843 gene encoding guanine nucleotide-binding protein subunit alpha-13-like codes for the protein MADFLPSRSVLKVCLPVCLLNNSEVEQLRISKEIDKCLSRDKTYVKRLVKILLLGAGESGKSTFLKQMRIIHGQDFDQQAREEFRATIYSNVIKGIRVLVDAREKLHIPWGDPDNKEHGDIMMAFDTRSDMIVNGQMERTVFLKYLPSITALWTDSGIQNAYDRRREFQLGESVKYFLDNAEKLGEPSYVPTQQDILLARKPTKGIHEYDFDIKNVPFKMVDVGGQRSERRRWFECFDSVTSILFLVSSSEYDQVLMEDRLTNRLRESLNIFETIVNNRVFVNVSIILFLNKTDLLEEKVKTVVLRDYFPDYAGVEHSLLDVQAFMVECFRAKRRDANQKPLYHHFTTAINTENIRLVFRDVKDTILHDNLKQLMLQ